From a single Labrenzia sp. PHM005 genomic region:
- the tolR gene encoding protein TolR, which yields MAMHVGSGQAGSGRRGRRRQRSLPMSEINVTPFVDVMLVLLIIFMVAAPLLTVGVPIDLPETRAKALEGDTEPITISINSLGEIYIQDTPIAIDEVVPKLEAIAANGYEERIYVRGDQDADYGTMMKLMGRINAAGFKRLGLVTLEERDS from the coding sequence ATGGCGATGCATGTCGGGTCTGGACAGGCTGGAAGCGGACGCCGCGGACGGCGCCGGCAGCGCAGCCTGCCGATGAGTGAGATCAACGTCACCCCGTTTGTCGATGTGATGCTGGTGCTCCTGATCATTTTTATGGTCGCCGCACCGCTACTCACTGTGGGTGTGCCGATCGATTTGCCCGAAACAAGAGCGAAAGCCTTGGAGGGAGACACGGAGCCGATCACCATCTCCATCAACTCGCTTGGCGAGATATACATCCAGGATACGCCAATTGCGATTGACGAAGTCGTCCCGAAACTCGAGGCGATTGCCGCCAATGGCTATGAAGAGCGCATTTATGTGCGCGGTGATCAGGATGCGGACTACGGCACCATGATGAAACTCATGGGCCGGATCAACGCTGCCGGCTTTAAACGGCTCGGCTTGGTTACTCTGGAAGAACGGGACTCGTAA
- a CDS encoding cell envelope biogenesis protein TolA, with product MRAGLIASLAGHTALMLWGVVAFPDAESFTVPQVESLPVDLVPVEEFTQLRIGEKTAEVREVAALQPSETPTEETPQPADKPGESQVQQPTPPTPSPAPEPAPPEPQQVAEPEPAAEPAPSPEPVPEPTPATEPEPAPEPEPQQEAAPAVQPIVTSVAPRTKPKPPRRQPENNRDESVVSEVAALLNKVEPAGHTGSISEQPASLGSRQGAPNIRMSQSELDALRSQVAMCWNPPVGAVGAEDLKVRVRFNLSQSGEVSGGPEVINSNGNPAFRAAASSAVRAVMRCQPYSLPVAKYEAWQEVIINFDPREMLGG from the coding sequence ATGCGCGCAGGTCTCATCGCGTCTTTGGCCGGTCACACGGCCCTTATGCTCTGGGGCGTTGTCGCCTTTCCGGACGCGGAGAGCTTTACTGTCCCGCAGGTCGAATCACTGCCGGTAGACCTGGTGCCTGTCGAAGAATTCACTCAGCTGCGCATCGGCGAAAAAACTGCCGAAGTTCGGGAGGTCGCCGCCCTACAGCCGAGCGAAACGCCAACGGAAGAAACTCCGCAGCCAGCCGACAAACCTGGCGAGAGCCAGGTGCAGCAGCCGACACCGCCAACGCCATCTCCTGCACCCGAACCAGCGCCTCCCGAGCCGCAACAAGTTGCGGAGCCTGAGCCTGCAGCAGAACCGGCACCATCTCCGGAACCTGTGCCAGAACCAACACCAGCCACGGAACCAGAGCCAGCTCCGGAACCTGAACCTCAGCAGGAAGCAGCGCCCGCCGTGCAGCCGATCGTGACCAGTGTTGCGCCCCGGACAAAGCCGAAACCGCCGCGCCGGCAACCTGAAAACAACCGCGATGAATCAGTCGTGAGTGAAGTCGCAGCCTTGCTGAACAAGGTTGAACCGGCCGGGCATACCGGCAGTATCTCGGAGCAACCTGCGTCGCTCGGATCGCGCCAGGGCGCACCGAATATCAGGATGAGCCAATCCGAACTCGATGCATTACGCTCCCAGGTGGCCATGTGCTGGAATCCTCCGGTTGGTGCAGTTGGAGCTGAGGATCTAAAGGTCCGGGTCCGGTTCAACCTATCGCAAAGCGGCGAAGTGTCTGGCGGGCCGGAAGTTATAAATTCAAATGGCAATCCAGCGTTCCGGGCAGCCGCTAGCAGTGCTGTCCGGGCTGTGATGCGATGCCAGCCGTACTCTCTTCCTGTCGCCAAATACGAAGCCTGGCAGGAAGTGATCATTAATTTTGACCCGAGGGAAATGCTCGGTGGTTAG
- the tolB gene encoding Tol-Pal system beta propeller repeat protein TolB produces MREMLKRCFCFGGSKAAALPVILVLFAALLPQPAAALVEIDITQGNVEPLPIALPQFSSEGGDNKLAADMTSVIAADLKRSGLFNPLDPASFIQKNMSVNSTPRFGDWRTISAQALVTGTVSKQADGRLRAEFRLWDVFAAEQMLGQQFYTTPENWRRLAHIIADAVYERLTGEKGYFDTRIVFVDETGPKNKRIKKLALMDQDGANVRYLTRGDDLVLTPRFSPTSQEITYMSYGGNDPSVYLLNIETGQREIVGNFPGMTFAPRFSPDGQSVVMSLQQGGNANIFKMDLRSRRTTRLTNTAAIDTSPSYSPDSKRIVFESDRGGSQQLYVMSAAGGQAQRISFGPGRYSTPVWSPRGDLIAFTKQHQGRFMIGVMRPDGKGERILTEGYHNEGPAWAPNGRVLVFFRDTPGANGGPQVWTVDLTGYNEQRLETPAFASDPSWSPLID; encoded by the coding sequence ATGCGTGAGATGTTGAAGCGGTGTTTTTGTTTCGGTGGCTCGAAAGCCGCTGCGCTGCCAGTCATTCTTGTGTTGTTTGCTGCGCTACTTCCTCAACCTGCCGCTGCTTTGGTGGAAATCGACATCACACAAGGTAATGTCGAGCCGCTTCCAATCGCGCTGCCGCAGTTTTCTTCGGAAGGCGGGGACAACAAATTGGCAGCCGACATGACGTCGGTAATTGCCGCGGACCTGAAACGCTCCGGCCTTTTTAACCCCCTGGATCCGGCAAGCTTCATTCAAAAGAACATGAGCGTGAATTCCACACCACGCTTTGGCGACTGGCGCACGATCAGCGCCCAGGCCCTGGTGACCGGCACCGTGAGCAAACAGGCGGACGGTAGGCTGCGCGCCGAATTCCGTTTGTGGGATGTTTTCGCAGCAGAACAGATGCTTGGCCAACAGTTCTATACGACACCGGAAAACTGGCGGCGCCTGGCCCACATCATTGCCGATGCGGTTTATGAGCGTCTCACGGGTGAAAAAGGCTATTTCGATACGCGCATTGTGTTTGTTGACGAGACGGGTCCGAAGAACAAGCGCATCAAAAAGCTGGCTCTGATGGATCAGGATGGGGCCAATGTCAGGTATCTGACCCGTGGCGATGATCTTGTGCTGACACCACGTTTTTCGCCGACCAGCCAGGAAATCACCTACATGTCCTATGGCGGCAACGACCCGAGTGTCTATCTGCTCAATATCGAGACTGGACAACGGGAGATTGTCGGCAACTTCCCTGGAATGACCTTTGCACCGCGGTTCTCGCCGGATGGACAGAGTGTTGTTATGAGCCTGCAGCAGGGCGGCAATGCCAACATCTTCAAGATGGATTTGCGGTCCCGCCGGACAACGCGTCTCACCAATACAGCGGCCATTGACACCAGCCCGTCCTATTCGCCGGACAGCAAACGCATCGTTTTTGAATCGGACCGCGGTGGCTCTCAACAACTCTATGTGATGAGTGCTGCTGGCGGGCAGGCGCAGCGCATTTCCTTTGGGCCGGGGCGGTATTCGACGCCGGTCTGGTCTCCGCGCGGTGACCTGATTGCCTTCACCAAACAGCACCAGGGCCGGTTCATGATCGGCGTTATGCGCCCAGATGGCAAAGGCGAGCGGATCCTGACAGAGGGTTATCACAACGAAGGGCCTGCTTGGGCACCAAATGGCCGTGTTTTGGTGTTCTTCCGGGACACACCAGGGGCCAACGGCGGCCCGCAAGTTTGGACGGTTGATCTGACCGGGTACAACGAACAACGGCTGGAAACACCTGCCTTTGCGTCGGACCCGTCTTGGTCACCGTTGATCGACTAA
- the pal gene encoding peptidoglycan-associated lipoprotein Pal, giving the protein MFNLVSASKGARWIAVCFTVLFVAACAQTKPDGLATNVKPGTGQDFVVNVGDRVFFEEDQSTLNSQGQATLANQAKWLNRYSNYTITLEGHADERGTRQYNIALGARRAQAARDYLVSQGVSASRIKTISYGKERPVAVCNDNSCWSQNRRAVTVLNNATN; this is encoded by the coding sequence ATGTTCAATTTGGTGAGTGCGTCCAAGGGCGCGCGTTGGATTGCGGTCTGCTTCACCGTTTTGTTTGTTGCAGCCTGTGCGCAAACAAAGCCGGATGGACTGGCAACCAATGTCAAACCGGGGACAGGGCAGGATTTTGTCGTGAATGTCGGCGACCGGGTCTTTTTTGAAGAAGATCAGTCGACACTGAATTCACAAGGACAGGCAACGCTGGCCAATCAGGCGAAGTGGCTGAACCGCTATTCCAATTATACAATCACTTTGGAAGGTCATGCTGACGAGCGTGGAACCCGCCAATACAACATCGCTCTTGGTGCCCGCCGGGCTCAGGCTGCACGCGACTATCTGGTATCTCAAGGCGTGTCTGCATCGCGCATCAAGACGATTTCCTATGGCAAGGAACGTCCGGTCGCCGTTTGTAACGACAACAGCTGCTGGTCGCAAAACCGGCGGGCTGTCACGGTGTTGAACAACGCCACCAACTGA
- the ybgF gene encoding tol-pal system protein YbgF has product MNTFYRLACPVLAVMFFAVATPSHAQLFGKRKDDSSVRIGQLEERIRTLTGQIEQMAFQMRELQDQLRRMQEDNEYRFQQLEGGTPGKRSDAAPGLGQDGTPQTGNLIAPGGGFATVPGNGSGDGDWAQSGGYEAGSGLPTDGPIDLSSLAKGLETVPGTAPAVTPGPEFSTDDDAIAGIIGSGDPRTDYDQAYSMAVNGDYSAAETGFRTFLESYPDHELTANAQYWLGESLLAQQNYREAADAFLKTYRDHPGNSKSPDSLLKLGVSLRGLGETDVACATFSELLNKFPNAAPAVLSQARDERQRAQCS; this is encoded by the coding sequence ATGAACACTTTTTATCGGCTGGCATGTCCGGTTCTGGCGGTGATGTTTTTCGCCGTGGCAACACCGTCCCATGCCCAGCTCTTTGGCAAACGGAAGGACGACTCGTCCGTCCGTATTGGCCAATTGGAAGAACGGATCCGCACGCTAACAGGTCAAATCGAACAAATGGCCTTTCAGATGCGTGAACTTCAGGACCAGTTGCGCCGGATGCAGGAAGACAATGAATACCGGTTTCAGCAGCTTGAAGGCGGAACTCCTGGAAAGCGGTCTGATGCCGCACCTGGTCTCGGCCAGGACGGAACGCCACAAACCGGCAACTTGATTGCACCGGGCGGCGGTTTTGCGACTGTTCCTGGAAATGGTTCTGGCGATGGGGATTGGGCGCAATCCGGAGGGTATGAAGCAGGCAGCGGCTTGCCAACAGACGGACCGATTGACCTGTCTTCACTCGCCAAGGGGCTGGAAACGGTGCCTGGTACTGCTCCTGCTGTGACACCAGGGCCGGAGTTTTCGACTGATGACGATGCCATTGCCGGGATTATCGGCAGCGGCGATCCGCGGACCGACTACGACCAAGCCTATTCTATGGCTGTGAACGGAGATTATTCTGCAGCAGAAACAGGATTTCGGACGTTCCTGGAAAGCTATCCGGACCATGAGCTGACAGCCAATGCGCAGTATTGGCTCGGCGAAAGCCTGTTGGCACAACAGAATTACCGCGAAGCGGCTGATGCGTTTCTGAAGACGTACCGGGATCATCCTGGCAATTCGAAAAGTCCGGACAGTTTGTTGAAGCTCGGTGTCTCTCTGCGGGGATTGGGTGAAACGGACGTTGCCTGTGCAACCTTCTCTGAACTTCTAAACAAATTCCCGAACGCCGCGCCTGCGGTTCTGTCGCAAGCCCGGGATGAGCGCCAACGTGCCCAATGCTCCTGA
- the tilS gene encoding tRNA lysidine(34) synthetase TilS: MSANVPNAPEKPVQYSELRDGDIDQLFASFKGFSKIALAVSGGADSTCLLIAFHDWVSRNNWDGTCEVLTVDHQLRPESSQETGFVQDLCNSLGFACFVLKWKDEKPASGLQEAARDARYQLISDHLSQSGSEAVVLAHHLDDQAETFLDRLTRGSGIYGLGAMAPDEPNGPAGLRLIRPFLDVPKESLIATLEARNQVWCEDSSNQDPKYKRSRLRKISGHLADEGLSAKRIATTARQMRRTRAAIESVLAHIFFDHVEEHPAGPLRIQKHAFTAQAEEFRLRLLILMIERATGRAHLPKLRKIEALDQWVLAQKNGRQTLGGAMLEIKRDVILVWKEVGRARPDTLEAISGSGCWDNRFLYRIGALDANYLNKTQLCLGPLYNAPVDQQSLPWPEGWPKEAFECSPVFWTGNGAVCVRSAASLLWQDPHGGQCDITLQRIPFPPKLAGNYRTDLKGS, encoded by the coding sequence ATGAGCGCCAACGTGCCCAATGCTCCTGAGAAGCCAGTTCAATATTCTGAACTTCGCGATGGCGACATTGACCAGCTTTTTGCTTCTTTCAAAGGTTTTTCAAAAATTGCTCTAGCGGTCTCCGGTGGCGCGGATTCAACCTGCCTGTTGATTGCTTTTCATGATTGGGTGTCCCGGAACAACTGGGACGGCACGTGTGAAGTTTTGACCGTGGATCATCAATTGCGGCCGGAAAGCAGTCAGGAAACCGGGTTCGTCCAGGATTTATGCAATTCTCTGGGCTTTGCTTGTTTTGTCCTCAAGTGGAAGGATGAAAAGCCGGCATCGGGATTGCAAGAGGCAGCAAGGGATGCCCGCTACCAATTGATTTCAGACCACCTTTCTCAATCTGGATCTGAGGCCGTTGTTCTTGCGCATCATCTTGATGACCAGGCCGAAACATTTCTTGACCGCTTGACACGTGGCAGCGGAATTTATGGCCTTGGAGCGATGGCACCGGATGAACCAAATGGACCCGCCGGACTGCGACTGATCCGGCCTTTCCTTGACGTGCCAAAGGAAAGTCTGATTGCGACCCTTGAAGCCCGGAACCAGGTCTGGTGCGAGGATTCGTCTAATCAGGACCCAAAATATAAGCGAAGCCGGCTCCGGAAGATTTCTGGCCATCTTGCCGATGAAGGGCTTTCTGCGAAACGGATTGCAACGACCGCACGGCAGATGAGACGGACCCGTGCAGCCATTGAAAGTGTCCTTGCCCACATTTTTTTTGATCATGTTGAAGAACATCCTGCTGGCCCTTTGCGTATTCAAAAACATGCATTTACGGCGCAAGCTGAGGAGTTCCGGCTACGCCTGTTGATTTTGATGATCGAGCGGGCAACAGGCCGGGCACATCTGCCAAAATTGCGAAAAATAGAAGCATTGGATCAATGGGTCTTAGCGCAAAAAAACGGGCGTCAGACCCTTGGCGGGGCAATGCTGGAAATCAAACGGGACGTGATTTTGGTTTGGAAAGAAGTTGGCCGTGCGCGCCCGGACACATTGGAAGCGATTTCCGGAAGTGGTTGTTGGGACAACAGGTTTCTTTATCGAATAGGCGCTCTGGATGCGAACTATTTGAACAAGACGCAACTCTGCCTTGGTCCGCTTTACAATGCTCCCGTTGACCAGCAGTCGCTCCCCTGGCCAGAGGGCTGGCCAAAGGAGGCATTTGAGTGTTCTCCGGTCTTCTGGACAGGGAATGGGGCCGTATGTGTGCGGTCGGCAGCTTCCCTCTTGTGGCAGGACCCACATGGCGGCCAATGCGATATTACGCTGCAGCGCATCCCGTTTCCGCCAAAATTGGCCGGTAACTATAGAACCGATCTTAAGGGATCTTAG
- the ftsH gene encoding ATP-dependent zinc metalloprotease FtsH has translation MNAHFRNFALWVIIALLLIALFQLFQSPTQNSATDEIAFSEFMNKVDRGDVRSVTIQEQKISGSSTSGPFQTYAPEGAQYVDELRSKGVLINARPPAESSPLLGALFSWLPMLIILGIWIFVMRQMQGSGGKAMGFGKSKAKLLTEAHGRVTFEDVAGIDEAKEDLQEIVEFLRDPQKFQRLGGRIPRGVLLVGPPGTGKTLTARAVAGEANVPFFTISGSDFVEMFVGVGASRVRDMFEQAKKNAPCIIFIDEIDAVGRHRGAGLGGGNDEREQTLNQLLVEMDGFEPNEGIIIIAATNRPDVLDPALLRPGRFDRQIVVPNPDVTGREKILKVHMRKVPLAPDVDVRTLARGTPGFSGADLMNLVNEAALLAARRSKRLVTMAEFEDAKDKVMMGAERRTLVMTEEEKKLTAYHEAGHALVALHQEASDPIHKATIIPRGRALGMVMRLPEKDQVSLTRAKCKADLAVAMGGRVAEEMIFGYEKVTSGASGDIQMATKLARAMATQFGMSDKLGPLLYGENQEEVFLGHSVAKNQTVADETQKIVDAEIKSFVNQGYETAKKILGDHEDQLHTIAKGLLEYETLSGDEIKGLLDGKPPVRDTDDDQPIGRSSAVPSAGAKRGGDEPSGGMEPQPQA, from the coding sequence ATGAACGCACATTTTCGCAACTTCGCGCTTTGGGTGATTATCGCCCTCTTGCTGATCGCATTGTTCCAGCTTTTTCAAAGCCCAACACAGAACAGTGCGACGGATGAGATTGCCTTTTCGGAATTCATGAACAAGGTCGACCGCGGTGATGTCCGATCGGTCACCATTCAGGAACAGAAAATCTCAGGCAGTTCGACAAGCGGGCCGTTCCAAACTTATGCGCCTGAAGGGGCTCAATATGTTGACGAACTTCGCTCTAAAGGCGTTCTAATCAACGCCCGTCCACCGGCGGAAAGCTCGCCGCTTCTTGGCGCTCTGTTCTCCTGGTTGCCGATGCTGATCATTCTCGGGATCTGGATCTTCGTCATGCGCCAGATGCAGGGATCCGGCGGCAAAGCGATGGGTTTTGGCAAGTCCAAAGCCAAATTGCTGACGGAAGCCCATGGCCGGGTCACCTTTGAAGATGTGGCCGGGATCGACGAGGCGAAGGAAGACCTTCAGGAAATCGTTGAGTTCCTGCGTGATCCGCAGAAGTTCCAGCGTCTTGGGGGCCGTATCCCGCGCGGTGTTCTGCTGGTTGGCCCTCCGGGTACCGGTAAAACGCTGACCGCCCGTGCTGTTGCCGGTGAAGCGAATGTTCCGTTCTTTACGATTTCAGGTTCTGACTTTGTCGAAATGTTTGTGGGTGTAGGCGCAAGCCGTGTCCGCGACATGTTCGAGCAAGCCAAGAAAAACGCGCCGTGCATCATCTTCATCGACGAGATCGACGCCGTTGGCCGTCACCGTGGTGCCGGTCTGGGCGGTGGCAACGACGAACGCGAACAGACACTCAACCAGTTGCTGGTCGAGATGGACGGCTTTGAGCCGAACGAAGGCATTATCATCATCGCGGCGACCAACCGTCCGGACGTTCTGGATCCTGCGCTGCTGCGCCCGGGCCGTTTCGACCGTCAGATCGTCGTGCCGAACCCGGATGTCACTGGCCGCGAGAAAATCCTCAAGGTGCACATGCGCAAAGTGCCGCTGGCACCGGACGTTGATGTTCGCACTCTCGCTCGAGGCACGCCAGGGTTCTCCGGTGCTGACTTGATGAATCTCGTTAATGAAGCCGCCCTTTTGGCTGCGCGCCGGTCCAAGCGCCTTGTGACCATGGCAGAGTTCGAGGATGCCAAGGACAAAGTCATGATGGGTGCGGAACGCCGCACACTGGTCATGACAGAGGAAGAAAAGAAACTGACTGCCTATCACGAGGCTGGCCACGCTTTGGTTGCGCTTCATCAGGAAGCCTCTGATCCGATCCACAAGGCGACCATCATTCCGCGCGGGCGTGCGCTTGGCATGGTGATGCGCTTGCCGGAAAAAGATCAGGTGTCGCTGACCCGGGCCAAGTGCAAGGCAGATCTGGCTGTAGCCATGGGCGGACGTGTGGCAGAAGAGATGATCTTCGGCTACGAAAAAGTCACGTCCGGGGCGTCCGGCGATATCCAAATGGCCACGAAGCTTGCCCGTGCCATGGCAACGCAATTCGGCATGTCCGACAAGCTTGGTCCGCTTCTTTACGGTGAAAACCAAGAAGAAGTCTTCCTTGGTCATTCGGTGGCGAAAAACCAGACGGTTGCCGATGAAACTCAGAAGATCGTCGATGCGGAAATCAAATCCTTCGTCAATCAAGGATATGAAACCGCGAAGAAGATCCTCGGTGATCATGAAGATCAGCTGCATACCATCGCCAAAGGTCTTCTGGAGTATGAGACCCTGTCCGGTGATGAGATAAAGGGGCTTCTGGATGGCAAGCCTCCGGTTCGCGACACCGATGACGATCAGCCGATTGGCCGCTCGTCAGCGGTTCCGTCTGCCGGCGCCAAACGCGGTGGCGACGAGCCAAGTGGTGGTATGGAGCCACAGCCGCAGGCTTAA
- the glmM gene encoding phosphoglucosamine mutase, translating to MRKFFGTDGIRGEANAYPMTAEMALKVGMAAGLVFKNGGHRHRVVIGKDTRLSGYMLENALVAGFTSVGMDVFLLGPLPTPAVAMLTRSLRTDLGVMISASHNPYQDNGIKFFGPDGFKLSDEIEKEIESLIEIDVSAQLSSAHDLGRAKRIDGAQERYIESAKRTLPRKMSLEGLRVVIDCANGAAYKVAPEALFELGADVIPMGVSPDGFNINKDCGSTSTDALSKKVHEVRADIGIALDGDADRVIIVDEHGTVVDGDQLMAVVAQSWQAGDRLAGDGIVATVMSNLGLERYLQGLGLSLARTKVGDRYVVEHMRANGFNVGGEQSGHIVLSDFATTGDGLIAALQVMACIKEQDRPVSEVCRRFEPVPQILKNVRYAGGTPLEKDQVKSAIEDGEARLGTSGRLVIRASGTEPLIRVMAEGDDAELVKQVVNDIAGVVASSAA from the coding sequence ATGCGTAAGTTCTTCGGCACCGATGGGATCCGCGGAGAGGCCAATGCCTATCCTATGACCGCCGAGATGGCGCTTAAGGTGGGCATGGCCGCAGGCCTGGTGTTCAAGAACGGCGGTCATCGCCACCGTGTTGTGATCGGTAAAGACACGCGCTTGTCGGGTTATATGTTGGAGAACGCTCTTGTCGCGGGCTTCACTTCTGTTGGCATGGATGTGTTTTTGCTGGGCCCGTTGCCGACCCCAGCCGTTGCAATGCTGACACGGTCCCTGCGAACCGATCTGGGCGTGATGATCTCCGCCTCTCACAATCCTTACCAAGACAATGGAATAAAATTCTTTGGGCCGGATGGGTTCAAGCTCAGCGATGAGATTGAAAAAGAGATCGAGAGCCTCATCGAAATTGATGTAAGCGCACAGCTTTCCAGTGCCCATGACTTGGGGCGGGCCAAGCGTATTGATGGTGCACAGGAGCGCTATATCGAGTCGGCAAAACGCACCTTACCGCGGAAAATGAGCCTGGAAGGGCTTCGTGTGGTCATAGATTGTGCCAATGGTGCGGCCTATAAGGTTGCGCCGGAAGCGCTGTTTGAGCTTGGTGCCGATGTCATTCCAATGGGTGTCTCCCCGGACGGGTTCAACATCAACAAAGACTGTGGTTCAACATCTACGGATGCTTTGTCGAAGAAAGTCCATGAGGTCCGTGCGGATATCGGAATTGCGCTCGATGGTGATGCTGATCGGGTTATCATTGTCGATGAGCACGGCACGGTCGTAGATGGTGATCAGTTGATGGCTGTTGTCGCCCAATCCTGGCAAGCAGGTGACCGCTTGGCTGGTGATGGAATTGTGGCAACGGTCATGTCAAATCTTGGCCTGGAACGTTACCTGCAGGGCCTAGGGCTCAGCCTTGCACGGACAAAGGTTGGTGACCGGTATGTGGTCGAACACATGCGGGCAAACGGTTTCAATGTTGGCGGGGAACAGTCTGGTCATATTGTCTTGTCAGACTTTGCGACCACCGGTGATGGTTTGATTGCTGCACTTCAGGTCATGGCTTGCATCAAGGAGCAGGACAGACCGGTATCGGAAGTCTGCCGCCGTTTCGAACCCGTGCCACAGATCCTGAAGAACGTCCGGTATGCTGGTGGAACTCCGCTGGAAAAGGATCAAGTCAAATCGGCGATCGAAGATGGTGAAGCCCGGCTCGGCACATCCGGCCGGCTGGTGATCCGGGCATCTGGAACGGAACCGTTGATTCGCGTGATGGCAGAAGGTGACGATGCCGAGTTGGTCAAGCAAGTGGTTAATGATATCGCAGGTGTTGTTGCATCCTCCGCAGCGTAA
- a CDS encoding outer membrane protein, with protein sequence MDNIFKRLSLTGFAVVLSTAGYAADLPTPVIEHVPVAPAATGGIYLRGDIGYKIYSDPSGSFSNPAIGDLRYERESLDNAWMIGVGVGYQFNNYFRSDLTIDYETKAGATGYAPCGGCVPAGSFSTEKADIDVWTVMLNGYVDLATWNNITPYVGAGIGAAYVNASNKTSYNPDGTSSSYDGSNGQWNFAWALMAGAEYAITPNWSVDAGYRYKNLGEAKTVQLHNVGTGTSREVWEDLTAHEFRLGARYTFNTAAAPTYYAPQGPISSNF encoded by the coding sequence ATGGACAATATATTTAAGCGTTTGTCTTTGACCGGCTTTGCTGTTGTGCTTTCTACTGCGGGCTATGCAGCTGATTTGCCGACACCGGTCATTGAACACGTTCCGGTTGCTCCGGCAGCCACTGGTGGCATCTACCTGCGCGGTGATATCGGGTATAAGATTTACAGCGATCCAAGTGGTAGCTTCAGCAACCCTGCGATTGGCGATCTGCGCTATGAGCGCGAAAGCCTCGACAATGCCTGGATGATTGGCGTTGGTGTCGGTTATCAGTTCAACAACTACTTCAGAAGTGATCTGACGATCGATTATGAGACCAAGGCTGGCGCTACGGGGTATGCACCGTGTGGCGGCTGTGTACCGGCCGGATCCTTCTCGACTGAAAAGGCGGACATCGACGTCTGGACAGTCATGTTGAACGGTTATGTTGATCTGGCAACCTGGAACAACATCACACCATATGTTGGTGCCGGTATTGGTGCGGCTTATGTCAATGCCAGCAACAAGACTTCGTACAACCCGGACGGCACCTCCTCAAGCTATGACGGCAGCAACGGCCAGTGGAATTTTGCTTGGGCTCTGATGGCAGGTGCAGAATATGCCATTACGCCGAACTGGAGTGTTGATGCCGGTTACCGGTACAAGAACCTCGGCGAAGCGAAAACCGTCCAGCTCCATAATGTTGGAACCGGTACCTCCCGCGAAGTCTGGGAAGACTTGACGGCGCATGAGTTCCGGCTTGGTGCCCGCTATACGTTCAATACAGCGGCGGCTCCGACCTACTACGCTCCGCAAGGGCCGATCTCGAGCAACTTCTGA